A section of the Portunus trituberculatus isolate SZX2019 chromosome 20, ASM1759143v1, whole genome shotgun sequence genome encodes:
- the LOC123506668 gene encoding zinc finger protein SNAI2-like — protein MPALPPPERQRHLIAASNLWNGMVPLSWPLPHMLPPNPPPLPGRQSRECGSPGSESASSEGSSGGGRGDARYSCTDCGKSYSTYSGLSKHKQFHCAALGAKSFACKHCEKVYTSLGALKMHIRTHTLPCKCQLCGKAFSRPWLLQGHIRTHTGEKPFQCPQCDRCFADRSNLRAHLQTHADVKKYACGTCHKTFSRMSLLNKHTEAACPAMHRPSHP, from the coding sequence ATGCCCGCTCTCCCGCCCCCTGAGAGGCAGCGACACTTGATTGCTGCATCCAATCTGTGGAACGGGATGGTGCCCCTGAGCTGGCCGCTTCCCCACATGCTACCGCCCAACCCGCCGCCCTTGCCGGGTCGACAGTCCAGGGAATGCGGCTCGCCGGGCTCAGAGTCTGCGTCTAGTGAAGGCAGCAGCGGTGGGGGTCGCGGGGATGCGCGTTACTCTTGCACTGACTGCGGCAAATCGTATTCCACCTACTCCGGCCTCAGCAAGCACAAACAGTTCCATTGCGCCGCCCTCGGGGCCAAGTCGTTCGCGTGCAAGCACTGCGAGAAGGTATACACGAGCCTGGGCGCCCTCAAGATGCACATCCGCACGCACACGCTGCCTTGCAAGTGTCAGCTGTGCGGCAAGGCTTTCTCGCGCCCATGGCTGTTGCAGGGACACATCAGGACCCACACGGGGGAGAAGCCCTTCCAGTGTCCGCAGTGTGACCGCTGCTTCGCGGACCGCAGCAACCTGAGGGCCCACCTCCAGACCCACGCTGACGTCAAGAAGTACGCGTGCGGCACCTGCCACAAGACCTTCTCCAGGATGTCGTTGCTCAACAAACACACCGAGGCTGCCTGCCCCGCCATGCACAGGCCGAGCCACCCGTGA
- the LOC123506667 gene encoding uncharacterized protein LOC123506667 isoform X3, with product MGVLKGKYARCPLKKRPLSLDYEEAAEGGLNEQTEPEDLSIRCGNEAPPTPLLQSPHTRLQNTRLPDSPQQNAGTDARDGCCLGQRRVARMEATCSVETITQAPQNTRQEGSAPIRRSTPPPSTPAPPDSHCMAKLPSPGPDAESQHVRAMQALATRLDARPSVVPVSSGGGHLDTTKPVEYSAHSDPRDTVRLQQLSPNPGLASGRPLALAGTHHASKEVSAKSLGQQDPWGHVHKDFRKVQKQVELQNTTSPQ from the exons atgggtgttttgaagggaaaGTACGCCAGGTGTCCCCTCAAGAAGCGTCCCCTCTCCTTGGACTATGAGGAGGCAG CGGAAGGAGGCCTGAACGAGCAGACGGAGCCCGAGGATCTCAGCATCAGGTGTGGGAACGAGGCGCCCCCCACTCCTCTCCTACAGTCTCCCCACACACGCTTGCAAAACACACGCTTGCCAGACAGCCCCCAGCAGAATGCAGGCACTGACGCACGAGACGGATGCTGCCTTGGACAGAGAAGAGTGGCCAGGATGGAGGCCACGTGCTCCGTGGAAACTATTACTCAGGCGCCTCAAAACACGCGGCAAGAAGGAAGCGCGCCAATCAGACGGTCAACACCGCCGCCCTccacccctgctccccctgaTTCTCACTGCATGGCCAAGCTGCCGTCACCAGGGCCGGACGCTGAGTCTCAGCACGTGCGCGCCATGCAGGCCCTGGCCACCCGCCTTGACGCCCGACCTTCCGTCGTACCAgtcagcagcggcggcggtcaCCTGGACACCACAAAGCCCGTGGAATACAGTGCCCACAGTGACCCAAGAGATACCGTCAGGCTACAACAACTCTCTCCCAATCCCGGGTTGGCATCTGGTAGACCACTTGCCCTGGCTGGGACACACCACGCATCCAAGGAGGTTTCGGCCAAGTCGTTGGGCCAGCAGGATCCCTGGGGACACGTCCACAAGGATTTCCGGAAGGTACAGAAGCAAGTCGAGCTCCAGAACACAACCTCTCCCCAGTAA